In Thiothrix unzii, the sequence TGTTAGCGGGCTATTAACGCGCGTGTAATACCTGCAATAACGCCGGGGTGGTGCAGCGATAATCGCCTGCATCGCCTTGTAACACCGTGAATGGTGCGTCTGGCTCCCCAAACTGATCCAATACCAATACCGCTTTGCTAAAATCGTGTTCGCGGGTGTAATCGTTCACCGTCACCACGGTTTTCAACAAGGCGGCAGTCGATGAACGAATCCCGTTATCCGAATCTTCAAACGCCAGACACTCTTCAGGTGTTACCCCCATTTGCTGCATCGCGTATTGGTAAATATCCGGCGCGGGCTTTTTCGCAGGCACAATATCCCCCGCTGCAATGCACTCAAACCACCCCAATGATTCCTCGCCTAAAGTCGCTCTGAGCAAATACGTCACGTTTTCCGGCGTAGTAGTGGTAGCAATCCCCAAACGCAAACCCGCCGCCCGCGCTTCGTGAATCAAACGCGCCGCACCGTTACGCAACGGAATTTCGCCGTCTTGCAACATGGCTAAATAGTAGTGGGTTTTGCGCTTGTGCATCCGCGCTGCAAATTCGGTTAAACCTTCGGCGGGGGCAAACGTCGGTTGGTATTTGTCCACGAAAAAGCGAATGCGCTCTTTACCGCCGGTTACGCTTAATAAATCCGCGTACATTGCTACCGTCCAGTCCCAATCCAAACCGGCTTCGGCGAAGGCTTTGTTAAAGGCTACGCGGTGTCCGTCGCGTTCGGTGTCGGCGAGTGTGCCGTCTACGTCAAACAGGAGTGTGGTGAGTGCCATATCGTTACCTCAGTGATTTTTGCATGGCGGCATTCTAAGCGGGAGCAGCCCATCGGGAAAATAGCCCTAGTGTGCTATGAGTCCGGCAAATGAAAAGGTCATTGTCTACACTTAAACGCAAAGGATGCTTATTCAATGACCAAAGGATTGCTCTATATGCCCATACCAGCCCTAGCTACGCGCCGATTCAGCCTCAGCATTGCGATTGCACTTGCCACCTTGCCGTTGCCTACCACCGCCAATACCGCCGCAGGAGCAGATTGTCCCGCTGGCAATGTCCAGGTTGTCACCACCGCACTGATTCAAGCCGAAGATGCTAACGCCGCCAATCAAGCTTCGATCATCGGTTTACCCTATCAAGCACCGCACCGTTCGCGTGATTTTCGCGGGGAAGCTGCTGAGCCAGCCACGGGTTCGGTGTATGGCTTGGCCTATCATGCCAGCAGCAATACCTTGCTATCTGGGGCGTTTTTGAAACGTTTTGCCGCATTAGGGCCGCATGGCACAGGGGCTATTTACGCCACTGACCGTCGTACCGGACAAACCACGC encodes:
- a CDS encoding HAD family hydrolase — translated: MALTTLLFDVDGTLADTERDGHRVAFNKAFAEAGLDWDWTVAMYADLLSVTGGKERIRFFVDKYQPTFAPAEGLTEFAARMHKRKTHYYLAMLQDGEIPLRNGAARLIHEARAAGLRLGIATTTTPENVTYLLRATLGEESLGWFECIAAGDIVPAKKPAPDIYQYAMQQMGVTPEECLAFEDSDNGIRSSTAALLKTVVTVNDYTREHDFSKAVLVLDQFGEPDAPFTVLQGDAGDYRCTTPALLQVLHAR